The Cetobacterium somerae sequence GAATTACAAATGGAAACGATATATTTTTAAAAGTTGCTGTTAAGCCAACCTCTAGCATTTTCAAATCTCAAGAAACCTTTAATTTTAAAGATAACAATATTCAATCTTTAAAAATTAATGGAAGGCATGATGTCGCATTTCTTCTTAGAGTTCCTATTGTTTTAGAAAATGCTGTGGCTATTGCCCTTGCGGATTTATATTTACAAAATAAAAAAATATTTTTTTAATTTAGGAGGATAAAATGTCAAAAAGAGCTAATTATATTGATTGGGATGAATACTTCATGGGAGTTGCAATTCTCTCTGCTAAACGTAGTAAAGATCCTGGAACACAAGTTGGAGCATGTATTGTAACTCCTGATAAAAGAATTGTAGGTGTTGGATACAATGGCCTTCCCGCAGGATGTTCTGATGATGAATTTCCTTGGGATAGAGACGGGGATTTTTTAAATAGTAAATACGCATATGTTTGTCATGCTGAATTAAATGCTATTTTAAATAGTACTAAAACTTTAAAAGGATGTACTATTTATGTTGATCTTTTCCCATGTAACGAATGTGCTAAAAGTATTATCCAAAGCGGAATAAGTGAAATAGTTTATCTTTCAGATAAGTATGATAATACGGATTCTAATATAGCATCTAAAAAGCTTTTAAATGCTGCCAATATAAAATTAAGACAATTAGATCCTAAGTTTGATGAACTTGTTTTAAACTTTAGAAAGAACGGATAGGAGGTATCTATATGAATAATACACTTACTAGATTAGAAGAATGGGTTAACTCTATGACTCACTACTTTGGCGCTGTTTTAGCACTTATTGGAACTGGAGCTCTTTTAGTTCACTCTTTAAAAACAGGTAATATTGGTTATGTCATTGGATCTATGGTATTTTGTTTCTCACTTGTTTTACTTTACACTATGTCAGG is a genomic window containing:
- a CDS encoding deoxycytidylate deaminase, encoding MSKRANYIDWDEYFMGVAILSAKRSKDPGTQVGACIVTPDKRIVGVGYNGLPAGCSDDEFPWDRDGDFLNSKYAYVCHAELNAILNSTKTLKGCTIYVDLFPCNECAKSIIQSGISEIVYLSDKYDNTDSNIASKKLLNAANIKLRQLDPKFDELVLNFRKNG